The Setaria viridis chromosome 2, Setaria_viridis_v4.0, whole genome shotgun sequence DNA window AGGGATGTGTGTTGGAGCTCGTTATTGCCActaaatcttatactaacccgccatttggcacctgaaataacttcatatttacatatgtgttgtattttggatcatattgcaaaatcacaggaaatacgaTATAAATCAATAGTTTTTTTACAAGATTGGATTTGGGTTcgaactttggatattggaagacAAAATCAGGAACATTGGACTACAGTCCCGCAAAAAACTGAACTTGCAcgggccatatcttcctcatccgaactccgatTAGGACGAATTTACAAAGAAAATTGCATGCCTccaaaagatctacaacttccGTATGAAGCACTCGGTTATTGGAGGCCTGTAGAGGGAAGAACAATCAGCCTATGGGGTCCTAGCTGATCTGCTTGGCCCATTTTCAGCCCTGATCGATGTGGCCTTCGCCCCAAGGCACCTCTAGACTATAGATATCCCCATTCTCCATCGGCATGtgcatccatccaccaaaactTGACGAAACCTAGAACATTCactagagggagctgagggctaCCGCAAGTCTTCGAAGTTGTTTAGGAGATGGCTTGGGCCAAACCCTAGCTGTCATGGCCTCCTTGTGTGGTTGTACCATGGAGGAGTTCAGGAGCAGTAGTAGATCATCGATGGTATGTaatcggaggtgatgatctaaatacatctattatgtgagaaatgttcttcatgtcatccgatctgttagcAACTTAGTGCCTCCTTTGATGCTTTCTATCTATCATGGATATATTTGTTCCTAGTCTAGTTCCAGATTAGATTATCTAGCATGCTTtgtgtaatcatggtgattagatctgtATGTCGACCCTTCATAATAGTTAGACATGTTCACTTGTGGTTGTGCCCTTAAACGGCTTGCACTGATAGGAGGGATCATGACAGGGTCTGCTTCCGTGTAAGGTGGGGATTTTCGGAGGTTGatcggaggtagtagtttaaagattatTTTGGATGATATGCATGATGTACTTGCTTATTGGCTAGATCTGCAACTAGAAGATGGTAGGATGTGATCAACTTGTGTTCTTATCACTCATCTTTACATCAGGTTTACCCCTCGTATGCAATCAATGCATCATGTTAGCGTAGATCCGTTAGACtagatggaaaaccctagcCAGTTCGTTGCTgattccatggattgataaactttagatggaatactctaagacaaaaagctatgatgatccatgcacttgcggttcacaaacaAGCGCGCTAACCGTTGCCAACAATGTGGCAAGAGGTGTGTGGAGTAGTAAAAGAGTAGTtgtaaggtcctgtttggatccaccccATCTAAACTTTAGCCGGCTAAATAAGGCAAGTTAAAGTTTAACtggggttgtttggatcatCTAGCTAATTGATGTTTATTTACCATGCTGCCCTTACTTTTGTTGAGCCTGATACGGACACAGAAAAATAGAAGGGCAATTTTATCTTTAAACATGTTTAGCTAGGTTGCAACAGCTAAAGGGATTGTGTACATTTTGACCTCCAACTAGCTGAGTTTTAGCTGCtcccgtttggatccctagcacctaaactttagctgctaaagtttagctggtagatccaaacagggtctaaagtttagttggctaaagtttagtgtttctttttagctagctaaaaggtcaactagctaaattttagctaggtgtgtttggatccaccagctAAATGGTGGTTGAGGAGTTATTTTTCTATCTTATCCCTCCCACCTCTCATCTATCTTCTCTCTTGGTGATGAGACAGTCGGTGGGAGGGGATTTTCCCGAGGAAGGTGGAGAGGCAGTTCGGTCTTTTATCACTTTAGGTGGTTTGGCTGGGTTCAACTAGCtaaagctaaaatttagcatggTCCTGTTTGGATTTCATAGCAGctaaatttagctagctaaaatttagctggtggatccaaacagagTCTAAATGTAGTTACGGCGATAGATGTAAACCCTACGCATCATAGTAATCTACTTCATGCTagtatagggggtgtttggatccttgggtgtcacatcggatgtttggatactaattaggagtattaaacataggctaatgataaaaataattgcataaatgagggctaacTCACGAGATGattccattaagcctaattagtccatgattagcacatgtgatgctacagtaaacatgtgctaattatagattaattaggcttaatagattcgtctcatgaattagctcttatttatgcaattttttttatcattaggctatgtttaatatttctaattcgCATCAAGCATTCAATGTGATCCGAGCTAAACTTCTCAAAACACCCCATAGTCACCATTGAGGATCATGACGCCCCTTGCAGACCTTTATCGATTGACTCAAGGACTTGATGTTGACAATAAAACATGGAGTAACAAGTTATATTGCCGTCTACAAGTGGAGAGTTAGAGCATATTTGGTTGTTTGCGCAAGTTAGCCTCGTCTCGCCTCACTTTGTTGGCGCAGGGAACGAGGACCTTGCGAGCCATTTTGGCTATCTCATGGGAGCAAGGCAATTCTTGAGCTCCAAGATGACCTTGCTCAACATAGACGCATCAGCTTGCTCCGGTAGTCTAGCCCTTTATTTTCAGTAAAACATGGAcctttgttttttcctttttcaaacGAACAGAACACATGGACCTTTTCGTTGACGTTTATAAAAGCTGTGAAGTTACTTTCAGATCACTCGACCACCTGCAGAGTCTTTTCCCTGCTGCCATTTCATTCACCACATCTAGATAAGCAAAATGTTATGTATCTGACATCTGGACAGCAGCTAGATGGATGGACAAGAAAAACTTTGGTACCCATCTGATTGACATGTACCAAAAACAATACGCGTGAGAGCCACCCAATATACCACTGGAACAAATAGCACATATTACCACGATTATCATCAGAAcacaacatcatcatcaacacaCAGCCTGCACGGATTACTGTTTAGCACAGGCCATCCGGCAATCCATCCAcacacactcacacacacaGAATTACTCTAAGAGTCCCTGCTTAATTTGCCTGCAGGTTAGCTTACAACAATCAGCGTAGTCTACTAGGATTTTGTGGCAGATCGACACACATAGCACGTCACGTTATTACAGGAGGTGATGTGCACTGCCAAGTTAATTAGCACGTAGTAGTGCACAACACAGTGGTAGGGTAGAGACACGCACGGGAATTAATTTGCGCTTAGCTGCATGACAGAAGAGAGAGAGCATGCTTAGATAGGTTTATCTGATCTGGAAGTGGTTCGGCGGCGGGTTCCCCTGGTGGCCCCGGCCGTCCTGGTCGGCGTGGCGGcacccatcgccgccgccgctgttgctgccgccactgccgccgccgtgcgTGTCCGCCGAGCTCTTCCGGCGGCGCTCGTTGTGCCCCGCCAGGCGCAGGCGGCAGCTGCGCCTGGTCTCGTCGAACTCCGACAGCTCGTGGAACCTGCACAAGAAAAAACAGAGATTGTGAGTGCCAACAAATAAAGTTATTAGTACCAGCAGATGGGTACCATGGATGGCAACGGATGAAAGAAAACCACGGGCATTTATCTGAAAGCAGTATGAGTAACTTTTACTAGCTAGGGTACGTCGTCGGTCGATCCAAACGCACGCACTTACTTCCGTCAAATCTCATCGGAGGGACGACACCAGCCGGCGACGCGACCACGAGGGGACTGCGCCGCGGCAGCTAGCTCCCGTACGGCGAGGTACGAAGTGCACCGGCGAGCATTCAAAACGAATCGCCGAAAGCTATCTGCCTGCCGGCCATGGCATCCCGGGGGCTTCAATTTCACTGCCCGGAATCTGGTGCCGTGCGTGCGTGGGCACATGCGCGTGCGCGCAAAAGCGGCGACAACAAAAGCGAGCGTGGAGGCCGTATCAGTCCTATCGACGATCCATCGACCGACCCCAACTCCAACCAAGGGCTGAAGTAAGGGCCTGTCTGTATCAGCATAAAGATCGAAAAGCAAGCAACGTTGAAACTTCCAAGTTTCAACAGTAAACTTCCTTTAGCATTTCAGTTCAGGGACGTTAATTTGGATAGAGAGCACCTGAAGAAGATCAGAGCAAAGTGTTGTCTTGTCTGCTTCCCATTCTCGTTTCCAGCAGGCAAAAAGTTGTTAAACTTTACTCAATGGTGCATGAGCATGCTACTTTAACATCTAGAGTTTTCTTTTAGTTTCATGCTATATAATAGGGTACGTTTTCATTGATGAGAACCTTAGCATATATAAAGTTATTCTTAGCAACCACTACGACTTAAGGACACAGTCACGCACCTGCAACTGATTAATTAGGTTCATTAGGAGCATCATGGAGGCTTAAAGAACATGATGGACTCTGTCTAGGACGTACACTCTAGCACTAAATCCACCAAAGGACCACAAATATTTTGTTTGTTCTACTTAAAACAACCCCTGATGACTAGTGAGCTAGTAATACGAGAAGCAACTAGTGTAAACGCCATACACAGTGATGTCCTTATCGATGAGAGCCTCAACAGCGCTAGGACAGCATGAACAGTACCACAGTCTGCAACCAGGGACCAGCAAGAACTAGTCCTGCTCCTGCACATTAACATCAGGCTACATAGCTACCACCAAGTTTGCATACGCCCTGCTCATGTGGTGCACATGAAGACTTAGAAAAGTCTCCGAAATGCAGGAGAACAAGATCAACAGTGAAGTGACATAATCCGATCTAGAAAATCCAGTCCAGCATGGCATCCTAGTCTCCAAGTGCTTGCCACTTGCAGTTATACTCTGAAAGACTGAAACATAGAGCAACAAGATGGCCCAAGAAGCATATGTAAAGAAAGCATCAGGGGCAGAGACCGGAACTATTTGTTGTCCCCAACTTGACTCATCTAAGACAACAACTAGCGACGTTCCACATGATtagcgcgcgcacacacacacatatgcCACTGATTAGGAAGCGAGCTCATCACTCATCAGATATCGCAAAGACGTGCAGGTTCGAAGCTGAATTGGGAAGGCCGAATCTGCCTACCCGGGAGAGCGGCCCTCCTCCTTGGCCGGTCAAGCTCAGCTCTTTCCATCGCCATGCTCAGCTCTCACACCCCCACCGACAAAAAGGTAACGCCAGGGCCCCAACGGAGAGCACAACCCACTATAGCCTTTCAAAGCAAGCAAGGGGAAAGGACAATGATGTCCACCATGTACGCTCTCATGTAGACGAACGAATTGAAATGGGAACGGCGATGCTTTGGTGCACCAGCAAAGCAAGAATCAGCTGAGGCGAAAGCATGAAAACCTAGTCAGTCCCTTTACCCTGCTTCCTCGCTCTTTTCTAAAATTACTACACTGCCGGAGGAAATGAAATGCACACATGATTCCGCTAAAAAAAGAGATGCTACCACTCGCTAGTTACTACTAGAACAGTAAGTTCCACTGATCCATTCTTTGAGTGCGTCAGGGTGTGTGACGTACGGACCATCTAATCAGTTTGGCTCACAGGATCAGATCGCTAGCTATAGACCTGTGCCTGCTGGAGTCACCAAAAGAGGAACTGCTATATCCAAATCCTCCCTGCTATGTCTATGTGACGCCTGATTCTGTGAGGGGTTATTTTGCAGCTGTGTTGGAGAGCCAAGAACAACAAAAACAGAGCATGGTCAGAGCAAGAGCTTGCATGAGAGAAACGGCTAGCTGCAAGATCTTGAGCTGAGACCAGGACGAGAATCtaacagctagctagctagctcatcATGTAATCCATGATATATCGAACAAAAGCTCGAAGCTTTAGGAGAATCATGCACCTCAGGGGGTGATGTTCTTTTCCTCTCATCAACGAATTAAGCTCGTTTAATTTAGAAGTACGGACCGAAAGTGGCCGGCGCGCGCTTTCGAGCAGGCCGAGCGCGGATCGCCAGCCAtgtggcgcgcggcgcgcgccgtgTGGGGAGGGTTTCGGCGGGGAGCGGGGCTTACCGGCTGCATTGCTGGCAGAAGCGCtggcggaggccggcgacgagcacgaCGGGGGCCTTGGAGTGCGTCTGGCACACCTTGTGCCTCCGGTTGTACGTCGCCGCGTCGCTCAGGTCGGCGTTGCACCGCTCCGCCTGGCAcctcggcccgccgccgccgccagccgcagCGCCCCTCCTCGCCGGCACCGGGGACGAGCTGGAGGCGCCACCCACGGCAGCCAGCTTCGCGGgcttctgctcctcctccccgttCGGCGTCAGCGCCTCGCCGGCCGACCCGGAGCTCGAGCCCTCgccggcagccgcggcggcggcgagcgcggccataGACGATGCCGACGCCGAGCTCGAGGAGCCCCTGCGGGACTTGTCCTTGCGGTCCATGGCGgtgccggcgagggaggaggcgaCCGAGGACGAGGCCCGAGAGCTGGCGAGGTGGGGGGTGGAGCTCCGGAGCTGTGCTAGAGCTAATTATGCTAAGCACTCATGAGTGGAAGACGAAGAAGTAGAGGGGGCTGGGAAAAAGGCTGAAAGGGATATAAAGGCGGGTACCGTGTGTGTGGAGGCAGGGCGCACATGTGGGCCCGGTATCGCAGCGGCTTCGTGTACGAACATGTATGCATACACTTGCGCATGTATATATAGTACATGCCTTGCCATCGTGCCTCTGCGTGTCTAGACACGTACGATCATTTCCAGCTAGAGTCACCAAACAGTGAGCCTGTTCccttcagcttatcagctgacttatcagccaccaccaaacagtattttcctctcacaacaaatttcagccggcttataagctgaagcaaaTAGGTCCACTGTCATAGAAGCAGTGGCGCGAACTAGAGGGAATTAGATTAATAATTTATTAGTGCTTAAGTGGTAGAATTAAGTGATTCTTAAACAAATTGCGTAAATCAGCGTGGGCATGGTCAACTTTGGCCATCACAAAGCTCTGCCACTGCATAGAAGCAAAGGTCAGGTGGACCTGGCTCTTTGGTTCAAAGGCGAACAGTGCCGCTGCCCACTACACCTCTCCCGCAGTTGAGGGCTCAGGGCTCAGGCCAGCGTTTGGTTGGGCACGGACAGAGCCTGGACGCATTGTCCTCTGATGTCGTCCAAACGTGCCTCTAGGATACTGAACGTCCCAATGTATAGCTGCTTAGTTCTTTTTTGCAATATCATGTAACAAACATTCGACTAGAAATAAGAGAATACATAATGGTATAGAATTTTGTTATGTAGCAAGCTGTTCATGGCCTTTTTGCTAAAACATCTCCCTTTGGGTTGAGTCAATACACGTGTGTATTTTGGAGTAACCGCGAGGCAATTTCTCCGTGTGACCAGATACACTTGGATATGCCTCCAACACTACGGTCCAAGATAAACACTACTAGCTACTTGGCTTGAGATACCGGAGATTCTCCCAGCAAACTGGGAGCAGGCCACTTCGGTCCATGAGTGGTGGACGGCTAGAGCGGCAACTACAGGACTATCACGTAAGGGACTACGATCGCTTATCATTCTCATTTGCTGGGAAGTGTGGAAGGAGCACAACGCTCGTGTTTTTGATCGAGTAGAGTCATCAGCATCAGTGGTTGCTTCAAGAATCAAGGATGAGTCTGCCAACTGGATTTTAGCAGGTGCGAAACATTTGGCAAAACTTGTGTATAAGATGTAATTTACTTAGCTTGTATAGCACCTGTAATTACTTTGGGCTTTCTAGCCTCTCTTTCTTTTCAAAAGACAGCTCCCCTGCcagttcgtttcaaaaaaaatatatgttaaGGAATTTTTAGCAATCAAGTTAGAATTGATAAATTTAAAATATAGTCTACCAAATAGATGCTAGAGATCTTTTTCATTGGTTATTAATTATATTTGACATGAACTTTTTCGATTTGTCTAGaccgttagatcttcataaaatttAAGGGTGTacattcttctcttttttcaatTCACGTGATAATTTCTGGACCCTCTCGGCGAACGTGGTgtcttcttttaacactattatATAATAAGATAATAGATTAATAAGCATGCTTTTATGTTTATTTTCAAGGCCCATGTACACCAACGACATTGCCACTTTTGCTATCATTAATTTTACTCTTGCTTGAATCTATGTGGCCATCAGAtattttattattgttatttttaCCTTGAAATTTACACTATCATAGGAAATCTGAAGTCTGGAAACACTTTGCATGGAAAGACATGAAGATAAATTTCAACTGGGATACCTCATCTTCTCAATACGAAGAGATGCTGCTCGAGTCGGCACCAACATAAACAATAGAGACAGTTCCGAATACCTACATGAACTATCCCGTATGTTTGTGTTTTAACGTAAGATAAATATGGTTCTATCAGCTCTCAGTTTTTTTTAGCATCATAGAGCTTTCATTAATCTGAAGTAGGAGTACAATCACCAGCCGCTAAACATGTAAGCCAGTCTGGAATAGCATCTAGCCAGAAGCATGAATGTTCGATGGATGACACCACACTCGCGCAGGAGTGCACCACCGAGTTAGCTTCTCTGTGAACCCATACAaatttaaaagaagaaaaactccTACTAAGCTCCATGATATCATGCCAAAGACCGCCTATCAAGGAACAAGAATCATCTATGGACTCCAAAGAAATTTTCAAGCTATGGCAGTCCACTTCAAGCACCACATTCTCCTAGCCCAACTCCACAGCGTGCTCCAAGCCTTCTTTCGCTGCCATTGCTTTCGCAGTCAGGCATCCGGTATATGATCAAACCAGCGTGCCACCGTTGCTACCACCCTACCAGAGTGGTCTCTTGCTACCACACCACTGCTCCCCATGTACGTCACGGTGTAGAAAGCAGCATCGGTGTTCATCTTAACCCAGCCCTCCTCCGGCGGCTTCCACCCTTTTGGTATTCTCGGTTGCTACACTTGAATCAAGACCTTCAGCATTGCTAGCTCCTCCAACATCTTAGATATGTATCTAACTGCAACTCCTGGTTCCCAGACCTTCCGGCCATGTCTTCTCGTGTTCCACCCTGTCCACAACGACCAAGCGCCACAGACTACCAAGGCCGTGGCCGGAAGCTGCATACGTCAGGGCATAGTACATCCGTCAACCATGTGACCGAGTGCAAGTCCGAAATTTTGATTCCTGTGAATTTCTTTGCCTCCACCTAGAACCTCCTAGCCACTGGGCATAAGAACACCACATTTTACAGGGACTCCTCCGGATCTCCGCAGAATTCACAGTGGCTTTCCAAGATCACATGCCTCCTCTTTAGCTTAGTCTTCGACGGCAGGAAGTTATGAATCACATGCCACCATAAGATGCGAACCTTAGGTGGTACTTGCAGTTTTCATACCATTTTCCACCACAGATCACCCCTCGACAATTCTGATTCACCTGTAGTGGACATCGCCTTTGCCATCTGCTCCTTCTTTAGCAATCTATAAGCTGACTGGACTGAGTACACCCCATTCTTCTCAAAAGCCCATACCTGTACATCAGACCCAATGTTTAGCGCCGGGTCTTCAGCACTTCCCCAGCATCCAATGTCATAAAGGATCTGTGCACCAACTCCTCACCCACACTCGAGTTCCTGGCACAAATAGATCGCTCACCACCTCTGCTGCAACACCCGGCAATCGATATATTGGCTGGAGCGACCGCGACCCCGGAATCCAATTGTCAGTCCAGATGTTGATTGAATCACCAGGCTCAACTCGCATGATCAGGCCCTTCCTTAACACATCCCTCCCATATAGGAAGACCTGCGCCATATGAGAGGCATTAAATACACGGCGTGGCCCCCCTGACCGCCCCATGCCAGAGACATGACCGAGCGGGAGGGGCTGACCTTTAACCAAGGGGTCtgagggtgaggctacacccttcgGACTGCCCAGGACGGCCTGCAGGATGAGGCCACGTGCGGCCGTTCACGCCCACAcgccccggcatcatcatcgcCTTCGCCATCAAGGAGACCCGTCAAGATCAAGGTCATGCCACCGCGCCAGGCCCGATACGGTCCAGTAGGTGAGGTGGGACCTAGCGACAGACGTTACGGTGAGGAGCGGTCGTGAGCGCACTAAAGAGGTCGGGGAAAGCCGGGACGAGCGGCGCGCCCCAGGCCACTAATCACGGCCCGTCCATTCGTCACCAGTACGAACGATAGCAATAGCACCCGTCCCGTTCACTGCCGCGGAGTTGACAGACGGGACGGGGGCATGCCACGGAGCTGGCTGAGCCATGCGTAAGCAGCCCATTCCGCACAGGAGCCACCGTACAAGACGTGCGAGGCCCACGACCAGCCAAGGGAATAGGACAAGGAATCCTCTTGGTGCAAGGAAGACCCGACCG harbors:
- the LOC117846312 gene encoding squamosa promoter-binding-like protein 13 — translated: MDRKDKSRRGSSSSASASSMAALAAAAAAGEGSSSGSAGEALTPNGEEEQKPAKLAAVGGASSSSPVPARRGAAAGGGGGPRCQAERCNADLSDAATYNRRHKVCQTHSKAPVVLVAGLRQRFCQQCSRFHELSEFDETRRSCRLRLAGHNERRRKSSADTHGGGSGGSNSGGGDGCRHADQDGRGHQGNPPPNHFQIR